Proteins found in one Microbacterium sp. SSM24 genomic segment:
- the rbfA gene encoding 30S ribosome-binding factor RbfA, with product MAGERQARLGDRIRVILAERLEKGLRDPRLGFVTITDVRVTGDLQHASVFYTVLGTEEERAASAQALASATGMLRSEVGKHLNTRLTPSLEFILDAIPENADHIADLLREARERDEAVAGLASSASYAGDADPYVKPREADDDDED from the coding sequence ATGGCCGGCGAACGTCAGGCACGACTGGGCGACCGCATCCGCGTGATCCTCGCCGAACGGCTCGAGAAGGGCCTTCGCGACCCCCGACTGGGGTTCGTGACGATCACGGACGTGCGTGTGACGGGCGACCTCCAGCACGCCTCGGTGTTCTACACGGTGCTCGGCACCGAAGAGGAGCGCGCGGCGTCGGCGCAGGCGCTCGCCTCGGCGACGGGGATGCTGCGCTCCGAGGTGGGCAAGCACCTGAACACGCGACTCACCCCGTCGCTCGAGTTCATCCTCGACGCGATCCCCGAGAACGCCGACCACATCGCTGATCTGCTCCGCGAGGCGCGCGAGCGCGACGAGGCCGTGGCCGGACTCGCGTCGTCAGCCTCGTACGCGGGCGACGCCGACCCGTACGTCAAGCCCCGGGAAGCCGACGACGACGACGAGGACTGA
- a CDS encoding A/G-specific adenine glycosylase produces the protein MPDLATPLIEWYRDNARDLPWRHPGFGAWGTLVSEFMLQQTPVNRVIPHLEAWLARWPTPTSLAADAPAEAVRQWANLGYPRRALWLHRAAVEIRDRHDGIVPRDVDALLALSGIGDYTARAVAVFAYGDRHPVVDTNTRRVLARAIDGRSQPGPPARRDLAAMAEILPIADAEAAVMNAATMELGAVACTARSPRCDACPIADRCAWRAAGYPDTGDERRRQARYEGSDRQARGAVLRELRDAAAHAVPLTDVARDWPDALQRDRAIDSLIADGLAEASEGHLRLPS, from the coding sequence ATGCCCGACCTCGCGACACCGCTCATCGAGTGGTACCGCGACAACGCGCGCGACCTGCCATGGCGGCATCCGGGATTCGGCGCGTGGGGCACGCTCGTGAGCGAGTTCATGCTCCAGCAGACTCCGGTGAACCGCGTGATCCCGCATCTCGAGGCGTGGCTCGCGCGCTGGCCCACGCCGACCTCGCTCGCGGCGGATGCTCCGGCCGAGGCGGTGCGGCAGTGGGCGAACCTCGGCTATCCGCGTCGCGCGCTGTGGCTGCACCGCGCCGCGGTCGAGATCCGCGATCGCCACGACGGCATCGTCCCCCGCGATGTCGACGCGCTCCTCGCGCTGTCCGGCATCGGCGACTACACCGCGCGCGCCGTCGCCGTCTTCGCCTACGGGGACCGCCACCCCGTCGTCGACACCAACACGCGCCGCGTGCTCGCGCGGGCGATCGACGGGCGGTCGCAGCCCGGGCCGCCCGCCCGGCGCGATCTGGCCGCGATGGCCGAGATCCTCCCGATCGCCGACGCTGAGGCGGCCGTGATGAACGCAGCGACGATGGAACTCGGCGCCGTCGCGTGCACGGCGAGATCGCCGCGCTGCGACGCCTGCCCGATCGCGGATCGGTGCGCCTGGCGCGCCGCGGGGTATCCGGACACCGGCGACGAGCGTCGCCGCCAAGCGCGCTACGAGGGCAGCGACCGTCAGGCGCGCGGCGCGGTGCTGCGGGAACTGCGGGATGCCGCCGCCCACGCGGTGCCGCTCACCGACGTCGCCCGCGACTGGCCGGACGCGCTCCAGCGCGATCGTGCCATCGACTCTCTCATCGCAGACGGGCTGGCGGAGGCATCCGAGGGACACCTCCGCCTTCCGTCCTGA
- a CDS encoding uridine kinase: MRLPITPVTTLWRELRDEVRRMYPGGRVIVAIDGLDGAGKSTFADGFAEVFAEKGAAVYRASIDGFHRPRAERYARGRTSADGFYRDSYDYATFRRVLIDPFRDGAQTAGATGFQLAAFDVARDAVEEAQWVTAPRDAVLVVDGIFLHRPELRDLWDWSVWLDVPESVAARRLADRDGSDPDPDAPANARYRQGQRIYLREAQPEAAASAIVDNSDLAHPRRASGVLG, encoded by the coding sequence ATGCGCCTGCCGATCACCCCCGTCACCACGCTGTGGCGCGAGCTGCGCGACGAGGTGCGCCGGATGTATCCGGGAGGTCGCGTCATCGTCGCGATCGACGGTCTCGACGGAGCAGGGAAGTCGACCTTCGCCGATGGCTTCGCCGAGGTCTTCGCCGAGAAGGGCGCCGCGGTCTACCGCGCGAGCATCGACGGCTTCCATCGCCCGCGAGCCGAGCGCTACGCACGCGGCCGCACGAGCGCGGACGGGTTCTATCGCGACTCCTACGACTACGCCACCTTCCGCCGCGTGCTCATCGACCCTTTCCGCGACGGCGCGCAGACCGCGGGCGCGACCGGGTTCCAGCTCGCCGCCTTCGACGTCGCCCGCGACGCGGTCGAGGAGGCCCAGTGGGTGACCGCTCCCCGCGACGCGGTGCTCGTGGTCGACGGCATCTTCCTGCACCGGCCGGAGCTGCGCGACCTGTGGGACTGGTCGGTCTGGCTCGACGTCCCCGAATCCGTCGCCGCGCGGCGGCTCGCGGACCGCGACGGCAGCGACCCCGATCCGGACGCGCCGGCGAACGCGCGCTATCGCCAGGGGCAGAGGATCTACCTGCGCGAGGCGCAGCCCGAGGCCGCGGCATCCGCCATCGTCGACAACAGCGACCTCGCCCACCCGCGGCGTGCGTCCGGAGTGCTCGGCTGA
- the truB gene encoding tRNA pseudouridine(55) synthase TruB, protein MAAAGILLVDKPGGITSHDVVARARRALGTRKIGHAGTLDPMATGLLVLGVEGATRLLTFIVGLDKTYLATIRLGVATDTDDADGQVLAQTDASTIASAAIGVAIEPLTGRISQVPSTYSAIKVDGRRAYDLARAGEEVELRAREVTVSRFEVLAERRDGEFVDLDVVVDCSSGTYIRSLARDLGSALGVGGHLTALRRTRIGPFPVTDAAPVDGIAEQRLVAPAAVAAAVLGRVDVTADEARDLRHGKRLAGAAERLERERAAAIDPTGALVGIVSARGSDIKSIMNMPEEAPR, encoded by the coding sequence ATGGCGGCCGCCGGCATCCTCCTCGTCGACAAGCCGGGAGGCATCACCTCGCACGACGTCGTCGCGCGCGCCCGCCGCGCGCTGGGGACGCGCAAGATCGGGCACGCGGGCACGCTCGACCCCATGGCCACGGGACTCCTCGTGCTCGGCGTCGAAGGGGCCACCCGCCTGCTGACGTTCATCGTGGGCCTCGACAAGACGTACCTCGCGACGATCCGGCTCGGCGTCGCGACCGACACCGATGACGCCGACGGTCAGGTGCTGGCCCAGACGGATGCTTCGACCATCGCCTCCGCGGCGATCGGGGTCGCCATCGAGCCGCTCACCGGCCGCATCTCGCAGGTGCCGAGCACCTACTCGGCGATCAAGGTCGATGGCCGCCGCGCCTACGACCTCGCCCGCGCGGGGGAGGAGGTCGAGCTCAGGGCCCGCGAGGTCACGGTGTCGCGTTTCGAGGTCCTGGCGGAGCGCCGGGACGGGGAGTTCGTCGACCTCGATGTCGTCGTGGACTGCTCGAGCGGCACGTACATCCGCTCGCTCGCCCGCGATCTCGGCTCCGCCCTCGGGGTCGGCGGGCACCTCACGGCGCTCCGCCGCACCCGCATCGGGCCCTTCCCGGTGACGGATGCCGCGCCCGTCGACGGGATCGCCGAACAGCGACTCGTCGCCCCCGCCGCGGTCGCGGCCGCCGTCCTCGGGAGGGTCGACGTGACCGCCGATGAGGCGCGTGATCTGCGCCACGGGAAGCGCCTCGCCGGTGCTGCCGAACGGCTCGAGCGCGAACGAGCCGCGGCGATCGATCCGACCGGGGCTCTCGTGGGCATCGTGAGCGCACGAGGATCCGACATCAAGAGCATCATGAACATGCCCGAGGAGGCACCCCGATGA
- a CDS encoding peptidoglycan DD-metalloendopeptidase family protein → MRSTRHLLLVVAATAALTLGSVSPATAAIQPSAPTPTPTPTTTPTPTPTPTPTPTPTPTPAPAYRLPLAAKSYTVSSYFGPRCIPVRYGPTVHRGVDMAAAGGAPIYAITGGTVTATVDGTTSREGYISVRSVIGGVEYKAVYMHMWVSTTHVKVGQTVKAGQRISQVGTSGASSGNHLHLELWKSTAAGTVATDAAAFLKGKGVDLYTSASRVNAKPTPATCTYYTVGGVNFRTGPSTSYSTIRMLPLGTAVVHVPGTITTGFIPVKVGTQSGWVSASLVSPTKPPAPAAVKPAPAPKPPTYAATAALNLRTGPSTANARILLIPKGANVGVIQASSGEWRKVSYAGKTGWVHSAYLAKR, encoded by the coding sequence ATGCGATCGACCCGTCATCTTCTGCTCGTCGTCGCCGCCACGGCGGCTCTGACACTCGGCAGCGTCTCGCCCGCCACCGCCGCGATCCAGCCGAGCGCGCCCACGCCGACGCCGACGCCGACCACGACTCCCACCCCGACGCCCACCCCCACGCCGACGCCCACCCCCACACCGACGCCGGCGCCCGCGTACCGCCTTCCGCTCGCTGCGAAGAGCTACACCGTCTCCTCCTACTTCGGGCCCCGCTGCATCCCGGTCCGGTACGGCCCCACGGTTCACCGCGGCGTCGACATGGCGGCCGCGGGCGGCGCTCCCATCTACGCGATCACGGGAGGAACCGTGACCGCGACGGTGGACGGCACGACCTCCCGCGAGGGCTACATCTCCGTGCGCAGCGTCATCGGCGGCGTCGAGTACAAGGCCGTCTACATGCACATGTGGGTGTCCACGACCCACGTGAAGGTCGGTCAGACCGTCAAGGCGGGGCAGCGCATCAGCCAGGTCGGCACCAGTGGCGCCTCGTCCGGAAACCACCTCCACCTGGAGCTGTGGAAGTCCACCGCCGCAGGCACGGTGGCGACGGATGCTGCCGCCTTCCTCAAGGGCAAGGGCGTCGACCTGTACACCTCGGCGTCGCGCGTGAACGCGAAGCCGACCCCGGCGACGTGCACCTACTACACCGTGGGCGGCGTGAACTTCCGCACCGGCCCCTCGACCAGCTACTCCACCATCCGGATGCTGCCGCTCGGCACGGCGGTGGTCCACGTTCCCGGCACCATCACGACGGGATTCATCCCCGTCAAGGTCGGCACGCAGTCGGGATGGGTGTCTGCGTCGCTGGTCTCGCCGACGAAGCCGCCGGCACCCGCGGCCGTCAAGCCGGCGCCCGCACCCAAGCCGCCCACCTACGCCGCGACGGCGGCGCTGAACCTCCGGACCGGCCCCTCGACGGCGAACGCGCGGATCCTGCTGATCCCGAAGGGCGCGAACGTCGGCGTCATCCAGGCGTCGAGCGGCGAATGGCGCAAGGTGTCCTACGCCGGCAAGACCGGCTGGGTGCACTCGGCCTACCTCGCCAAGCGCTGA
- a CDS encoding bifunctional riboflavin kinase/FAD synthetase: MIVFRDPAEVPEGFGPSVVAIGKFDGVHSGHRAVIDRARVDAAETGARVVAVTFDRNPLALLRPEICPDSLVGANQKLDLLARAGVDATLLLTFDRALADLGAREFVEHVLVGALGVRIVMVGGDFRFGRGGAGTPALLRELGAEFGYEVDVVDDVRAIDAGRRVSSTWVRELLADGDVAGAAKLLGRAHSVRGEVVHGLKRGRELGFPTANLSSDLEGFVPAEGVYAGWLVDRGAPRADRDSDPRSSIRYPAAISIGTNPTFADVVVRQVEAYVLDETDLDLYGHTVEIEFVARIRGMVAFEGIGLLIEQMTDDVVQVREELT, from the coding sequence GTGATCGTCTTCCGCGATCCCGCGGAGGTTCCCGAGGGTTTCGGGCCCTCCGTCGTCGCGATCGGCAAGTTCGACGGCGTGCACTCCGGGCATCGCGCGGTGATCGACCGAGCGAGGGTGGATGCCGCGGAGACCGGGGCCCGCGTGGTCGCCGTGACCTTCGACAGGAATCCGCTGGCGCTCCTCCGCCCCGAGATCTGCCCGGACAGCCTCGTCGGCGCGAACCAGAAGCTCGACCTGCTGGCGCGGGCGGGCGTCGACGCGACGCTGCTGCTGACCTTCGATCGCGCGCTCGCCGATCTCGGCGCGCGCGAGTTCGTCGAGCACGTGCTGGTCGGCGCCCTCGGCGTGCGCATCGTCATGGTCGGAGGCGACTTCCGGTTCGGGCGCGGGGGAGCAGGCACCCCCGCACTGCTGCGGGAGCTCGGTGCGGAGTTCGGGTACGAGGTCGACGTCGTCGACGACGTGCGCGCCATCGACGCCGGGCGCCGGGTGTCCTCGACCTGGGTGCGCGAGCTCCTCGCGGACGGCGACGTCGCAGGAGCCGCGAAGCTCCTCGGCCGCGCACACTCGGTGCGCGGCGAAGTCGTCCACGGTCTCAAGCGCGGGCGCGAACTCGGATTCCCGACCGCCAACCTGTCGTCCGACCTCGAGGGCTTCGTTCCGGCCGAGGGCGTGTACGCGGGGTGGCTGGTCGACCGCGGCGCGCCCCGCGCCGACCGTGACAGCGACCCGCGTTCCAGCATCCGCTATCCCGCCGCGATCAGCATCGGCACCAACCCGACGTTCGCCGACGTCGTGGTGCGGCAGGTCGAGGCGTATGTCCTCGACGAAACCGACCTCGACCTCTACGGGCACACCGTGGAGATCGAGTTCGTGGCGCGCATCCGGGGTATGGTCGCGTTCGAGGGGATCGGCCTGCTCATCGAGCAGATGACCGACGATGTCGTTCAGGTGCGCGAGGAGCTGACATGA
- the deoC gene encoding deoxyribose-phosphate aldolase, with translation MSRTDLQTLPERAVALLGGEPDDTTLRRYLHGLPGVDAVGLEQRAAGLGTRSIKTSSKAWALDKIIDLIDLTTLEGADTPGKVRSLVAKALNPDASDPTCPRVAAVCVYGDMVPYAVEALGSAHGDPDDGLVSVAAVATAFPSGRSSLEIKLADTADAVAAGADEIDMVIDRGAFLAGRYGLVFDQIARVKEACRREDGTYASLKVILETGELNTYDNVKRASWLSILAGGDFIKTSTGKVQPAATLPVTLLMLEVVRDWHRATGEKVGVKPAGGIRTSKDAIKYLVTVAETVGEEWLQPHLFRYGASSLLNDVLLQRQKLKTGHYSGADYVTID, from the coding sequence ATGAGCCGCACCGATCTGCAGACGCTGCCCGAGCGGGCCGTCGCGCTGCTCGGCGGGGAACCCGACGACACGACCCTCCGCCGCTACCTGCACGGACTGCCCGGCGTCGACGCCGTGGGCCTGGAGCAGCGGGCGGCCGGACTCGGCACACGGTCGATCAAGACGTCCTCCAAGGCGTGGGCGCTCGACAAGATCATCGACCTCATCGACCTGACGACCCTCGAGGGCGCCGACACTCCGGGCAAGGTGCGTTCGCTGGTCGCCAAGGCCCTGAACCCGGATGCCTCCGACCCGACGTGCCCGCGCGTGGCCGCGGTATGCGTGTACGGCGACATGGTGCCGTACGCCGTCGAGGCGCTCGGCTCCGCGCACGGCGACCCCGACGACGGTCTCGTGTCGGTGGCGGCGGTCGCGACCGCGTTCCCCAGCGGCCGCTCCTCGCTCGAGATCAAGCTCGCCGACACCGCCGATGCGGTCGCGGCAGGAGCGGACGAGATCGACATGGTGATCGACCGCGGCGCGTTCCTCGCGGGTCGCTATGGACTCGTGTTCGATCAGATCGCCCGGGTGAAGGAGGCCTGCCGTCGAGAGGACGGCACCTACGCCTCGCTCAAAGTGATCCTCGAGACGGGCGAGCTGAACACCTACGACAACGTCAAGCGCGCGTCGTGGCTCTCCATCCTCGCCGGCGGCGACTTCATCAAGACGTCGACGGGCAAGGTGCAGCCTGCCGCCACTCTGCCGGTCACGCTGCTGATGCTCGAGGTCGTGCGCGACTGGCATCGCGCGACCGGCGAGAAGGTCGGCGTGAAGCCGGCGGGCGGCATCCGCACCTCTAAGGACGCGATCAAGTACCTCGTGACCGTCGCCGAGACCGTGGGCGAGGAGTGGCTGCAGCCCCACCTGTTCCGTTACGGCGCGTCGAGCCTGCTCAATGACGTGCTCCTGCAGCGCCAGAAGCTGAAGACCGGTCACTACTCCGGCGCCGACTACGTGACGATCGATTGA